The Elaeis guineensis isolate ETL-2024a chromosome 12, EG11, whole genome shotgun sequence sequence TACGAACACTTACATGTGTATTCTATTCATCCCCTCCATACTGGCATAGAAACTGACCGTGAAATCCCATTTCCTCTAAGTTGTGACTGAGCTGGAGACGAAGGTACAGACAATGAGGACTGGAGAAGAGGTGCTTCAGCACCACTATGGTTAGAATGTCCATTACCAATGGTAGAGTGGTTGCTATCAGTGACAGTAGCAGTAGTGGTAGATGTTGGTTGCAACTCAATAGTTATGTAAGAGTTAACAGAGGGATCCATAAGCAGCTCCTCATCTTCTTCAATAGAACACACTGTACTTGTTTCTGTATGAATTGTTGAATCATCCATGCCACGCCGgtgcttcctcctcttcctcgctTCCTTTCCCCATCCATGGATAGTCTCCCTGATTCTTTGTGGAATAAGTGCAGCTTTATAGTTTGAACCCATCTGGCGAAATGAAACTAATCAGTAAAAAGAACCTGACCACATGGAAAATTCCAACAATTCTATCATCAAGCCGATGGGCAAGTACAAAGAGTAAAAAGGAGTAGAAACTCAATTGCCGTGCATTGAAATGAACATCAGGAAGATTCCACAAGTATCTCTAGTTGAAATTTCAGCAAAGTAATGGCAGTAAAGAAATGAATATATACGATGATTATCCCATAATATACACCTATCTTGTTCATGATCTATAATAGTCAACCTTCCATGCATGTATATATAGAATTGGTTATTAGAATTAGATGGATAAAGCAGATTGACAGGGCATAAAGCTTTATACATGTATATATTTATCAGGACTTGCTTATTTTAGAGGCAGTTCTTTTTAGAGTCAGTATAGGCAGTTTACCACCTACAATTAACGGGAACAAGTGCCAGATCTGTAATTTAATATTAGTACCTTTTTGCCATTTTATGCAAAGCCAAGCTAGATACCCTCAACTGTTCCAATATTTTCTCATGGCATTCTCATCATACCATGATTACTATGATTGTCCAAAACAACCCAGCATTTTGCTTTGCTAGTTACACTTCATTCATTACCAAAATGCTCTAGttggaaattttaaatttttgtgcaTATATTGATTCAGCCACCAGCATTCTCATAAAAATTCGTTTCATAGCTAAAGCAGTTAATGACCAGAACTGAAAACTTAACAAGCACTTTATGATTTAATACCTGAGTGACCAATGcatagagaggcaatgtactataACTGCAGAGGAACTGCCCAGCGAACCTGAACAGAAGCAGAGTCTTAGCCAGTGAAAAAAATCAATCATCCGAGAGCTTTCTATTAATTGTTGAAGATTTCACATCAAACCCATTTCAACtgttataaaatattaatgtTACTGCTTTAGCGTACCCCAAGATAAGGCGAGCATATACCAGAAAATGATTCCTGATGAAGCAGGAATTATATCCAAATTGCCACTGTCCATAAATAAGATAACACAATCAGTTTCATGCAGatgtaaactcaaatgtagcCAGTGTGCAAAGTCATGCTTGTTATCTGTCCCAACAAGAGTTCCACAACCagctatctatatggagcaatcaATGAGATATAACATACTCCAAGTGGAAGCATCTGATATGTTGGAAGGAAAAAAGTGAAGAGAGGGCCAAGAAATGTACCCAAAACCAGAAGAACGAAGCCAACTCAAATGCATTCTGCAGACATGAACCATTCAAAAACAATATTTTTTAAGTAAAGCCATCTAGTTCAGATTTGCATGTCAAAATACTGGAAGAAGAAAAACTAACCTGGAAAAGAATGAAATGGATTAGAGACAATAAGAGTTCTGGCTTTTTAAACCAGAAAAGATCATCTCGAGGTTTTAATCTAGGCCCAAATCCACTCAAGCCAGCATTCTCCAATACCAGGGTTGCAATGACATGCTGCAACTTTGCACCAACCAGAAGCACGAGCTGCATAAGCAGGCAAGTAAATATCAGAATCatgcattaaatctgaaatatttCTCAATCAATAGATGGATAACCCTGCAATCCAGTACTCACAGTGACAGGAATGATGGCTATCCAGAAATAAAGATTAGCGCCTGCAATGTGAGTGGTTTTTGTCACAATAAACAACTGCGAAATTAAGGTGAGTGCCAAATTGAAATTGAGATATCCAAagtgaaagaaatgaaaagaaaaaaaatgtttttctttatatttggagATTATGAACCTTGTGGCACCACAGAAggagaaaaatttgagaaaatgTGTCTTAAGCAGAACACAACTAACCCTTTACATTGAATAACATGAAAGCAACAACAAAACCCCAAAGTGGTGCACTGCAAGAG is a genomic window containing:
- the LOC140852801 gene encoding MLO-like protein 11 encodes the protein MGERQGEKEGGERGKREEREGGERGVLSYSYSQLNCSGATSAATSFLYYFDLKPFALSFGWFKLWHIHTWRNGKKRLIEKQHDSYSEITRTLTMRRQSTFVKFHSSSAWIRNNFVVWMTCFSVSLDDLLYEQTTLPSAGVLYWYVIFLLVKMLGGSFILNHHLTPRYDFHSYMIRSMEEEFKRIVGVSAPLWGFVVAFMLFNVKGANLYFWIAIIPVTLVLLVGAKLQHVIATLVLENAGLSGFGPRLKPRDDLFWFKKPELLLSLIHFILFQNAFELASFFWFWWQFGYNSCFIRNHFLVYARLILGFAGQFLCSYSTLPLYALVTQMGSNYKAALIPQRIRETIHGWGKEARKRRKHRRGMDDSTIHTETSTVCSIEEDEELLMDPSVNSYITIELQPTSTTTATVTDSNHSTIGNGHSNHSGAEAPLLQSSLSVPSSPAQSQLRGNGISRSVSMPVWRG